One Mycolicibacterium sp. ND9-15 genomic window, CGCCCGCTGGCCAGGGCAAACTCTCACGTCAAGCCAATAGGGCAGATGCACGCAGCCAATCTTAAGGGGCCACCGGGGGGAGTCGTTCCGCTATCTGGTCCAGATGGTCGTCGCTACGGCCGGGAGATGCCCGAAAGTTCGCCACCGCCGATGTCGTCGGGCCGCGTCGAATACCGCCAGGCGATGGTGGAGCAGGGCAAGTGCCTCATTCGCATCACCCCGCGGCGCTGGGGGCCCCGTGGCTACCGGCGGGTTCCCCGAGAAGACTCGGCGATAGCAGTGTCCAAGCCGACGACGTCGAGGGTGATCGCGCCGGCCGGATCGGCGCGGAACTTCCCGCTGCCCGCGGCGTTGGCCAACCCGCCGGTGCCCGATGCGATCCGCACGTCGGCGCTGGCGACGCCATCCCGATAGGAGCCGTCGTGCAGCAACACCAGGCCGCCGGGATTTCCCCCGATGGTGCCGGTGATGTGCTCGATGCCGACGAACAGCGCACTCTTGTCCGGCGCGTAGGCCAGGAGCCATTTCGTCGTCGAGGTGCCCTGGATGTCGCCGTCGTAGCGTTTGGCGAC contains:
- a CDS encoding DUF3224 domain-containing protein produces the protein MSRHIEATFDIGSWDETPFEDGDEATRLTEALVAKRYDGDIQGTSTTKWLLAYAPDKSALFVGIEHITGTIGGNPGGLVLLHDGSYRDGVASADVRIASGTGGLANAAGSGKFRADPAGAITLDVVGLDTAIAESSRGTRR